From the genome of Nocardia mangyaensis:
CCCGCATTCGTCATGTCGGTCACCTGGGAGTTCTCGGACGTAACGCCCAATTTCTCCGCGAGTTCGAAAAGTTCGTCCCAGACACGGCGAGAGCCCGTCTGCATCTCTCCCCATGCGCGCTGGTACGACTCGGCGGCGCTACCGGTCCATGAGGCGAGTAGCTGCGCAACCGATGTGTCCAGCCCGCTGGCACCGGACTGCAGATCAGTGGCCACCCGGTAGGCGATCCGGCCGATCTCCTGAACATCTTCCGGTATGACCGAGACGCTACTGCTCACATTCCCCCCCAGGGGTAGGATGCCGACCGAGTCGGATAGTACCAATCCAACCTCAACCCGACCAGCCCTCTCGATCGGTTCAGCGCTGGCCGCCGAAGCCGTGTGGGGCATCGAATCAGCTTGCCGGACTACCTGTTCCGTCAGGGTCGGTGGTGACGCTCAGTGTCGC
Proteins encoded in this window:
- a CDS encoding WXG100 family type VII secretion target, whose translation is MSSSVSVIPEDVQEIGRIAYRVATDLQSGASGLDTSVAQLLASWTGSAAESYQRAWGEMQTGSRRVWDELFELAEKLGVTSENSQVTDMTNAGNISSLDLPDLA